A stretch of Henckelia pumila isolate YLH828 chromosome 4, ASM3356847v2, whole genome shotgun sequence DNA encodes these proteins:
- the LOC140867070 gene encoding polygalacturonase-like encodes MFSLVPGVLFLCCILPCHICNGQGSSTYNVMDFGATPDGTTDSTRPFSRAWALACGDKNMSTIYVPQGLYLIKAVEFRGPCRNTTTVRINGTLVAPDDFRDMGNSSYWILFIKVDRLSILGGVLDAKGAGFWACRISGQNCTVGARSITLNWVNDAQLKGLTSINSQLTHVVINSCNNVNVSDLSITAPDLSPNTDGIHVQTSTNVTITNTNITTGDDCISIGPGSWNLWIDQIRCGPGHGLSIGSLGREFEEAGVQNITVTNSEFNGSDNGLRIKTWARPSTGFVRNITYQNIIMQNVDNPIIIDQNYCPNNDGCPGQSSGIKIEQVTYENIQGTSATPVAMIFDCSPTNPCAAIRLQDIKLTYLNTTKAQSSCNNIGGTVFGVILPENCL; translated from the exons atgtTTTCCTTGGTGCCTGGTGTTTTGTTCCTTTGTTGCATATTGCCTTGTCATATTTGTAATGGACAAGGTTCATCAACTTACAATGTGATGGACTTTGGTGCTACACCGGATGGGACGACCGATTCGACTCGACCATTCAGCAGGGCTTGGGCATTGGCCTGTGGCGACAAGAACATGTCCACGATATATGTGCCTCAAGGGCTTTATCTGATCAAGGCGGTCGAGTTCCGCGGTCCATGTAGGAATACGACCACGGTTCGAATCAACGGTACACTTGTGGCTCCGGATGATTTTCGAGACATGGGAAACTCGAGCTACTGGATTTTGTTCATTAAGGTCGACCGGCTTTCGATCCTTGGGGGAGTTCTTGATGCTAAGGGTGCTGGTTTTTGGGCATGCAGGATCTCAGGTCAGAATTGTACGGTTGGAGCAAGG TCCATAACATTGAATTGGGTCAACGATGCCCAACTCAAAGGCCTAACCTCCATCAATAGCCAACTCACTCACGTGGTGATCAATAGCTGCAATAATGTAAACGTGAGTGATCTAAGTATCACTGCGCCGGACTTGAGCCCCAACACCGATGGCATCCATGTCCAAACATCGACTAATGTTACCATCACCAACACCAATATAACGACCGGCGATGATTGTATATCGATCGGGCCGGGCTCATGGAACTTGTGGATCGATCAAATACGATGCGGGCCCGGACATGGACTCAG CATTGGAAGCCTGGGCCGAGAATTTGAGGAAGCAGGTGTCCAAAACATAACAGTTACAAATTCAGAATTCAACGGATCAGATAATGGGCTTCGTATTAAGACATGGGCCAGGCCCAGTACCGGGTTTGTCAGAAACATCACatatcaaaatataattatgcAAAATGTTGATAACCCAATTATTATTGACCAGAATTACTGCCCTAACAACGATGGCTGCCCTGGGCAG AGTTCTGGAATTAAAATAGAACAAGTCACGTATGAGAACATCCAAGGAACATCAGCCACACCTGTAGCCATGATATTTGATTGTAGCCCTACCAATCCATGCGCTGCCATCAGATTGCAAGACATAAAACTCACTTATTTGAACACAACTAAGGCACAATCGTCTTGCAACAACATTGGAGGTACCGTCTTCGGTGTTATTTTACCCGAAAATTGTCTGTAA